From Brevibacillus marinus, a single genomic window includes:
- a CDS encoding DUF917 domain-containing protein, with translation MKRYLGEEELLSLAYGAMYLGSGGGGDTELIHRLIRQALRDFGPVCLLSPFALPDEAWVVPVCIMGSPTVLHEKLPVGDELLRALEALQEAGKIRAAAVAGLEIGGMNALTPVLAAITAKLPLVDCDGMGRAFPELQMTTYHAFGVQASPVSMYAVGGQSHLIMYAPNFEVEREARAVVTKMGGWAAVALYSMQVKQLWEVAIPQSFSLAIRLGEAVRAAAENVNRVFAGLARVFHNSLYGKPRRLLAGKVVELNRRNVNDLLEGELVVEGVGYETGEQVEVVFRNEYLLVNKGGKPLVSVPDLICVLDADTGHPISIEELENHMQVWVIAVPSPLLLRHAKMLDVIGPAAFGLAGEFLPIEQSGFREGGEADVPVGD, from the coding sequence TGGGGTCTGGCGGCGGCGGAGATACAGAACTGATCCACCGGCTGATCAGACAGGCGCTGCGTGATTTTGGGCCGGTCTGTTTGCTTTCCCCGTTTGCATTGCCCGACGAGGCTTGGGTCGTACCCGTATGTATCATGGGTTCCCCGACGGTTTTGCACGAGAAGCTGCCGGTCGGCGATGAGCTGCTTCGCGCGCTCGAGGCTTTGCAAGAAGCCGGGAAGATTCGCGCTGCTGCGGTGGCGGGATTGGAAATCGGCGGCATGAACGCCCTGACTCCGGTATTGGCGGCCATTACAGCAAAACTGCCGTTGGTGGATTGCGACGGCATGGGCAGGGCATTTCCGGAACTACAGATGACCACTTACCATGCGTTTGGCGTCCAGGCCAGTCCGGTCAGCATGTATGCTGTCGGCGGACAGTCCCATTTGATCATGTACGCGCCCAATTTCGAGGTGGAGCGGGAAGCGCGGGCGGTGGTGACCAAGATGGGCGGATGGGCGGCAGTTGCCCTGTACTCCATGCAGGTGAAGCAGTTGTGGGAAGTGGCGATTCCACAGTCGTTTTCCCTGGCGATTCGCTTGGGGGAAGCGGTGCGAGCAGCAGCGGAAAACGTGAACCGTGTGTTTGCGGGGTTGGCGCGCGTTTTTCACAACTCGCTTTACGGAAAGCCGCGCAGACTGCTGGCGGGGAAAGTGGTGGAGCTCAACCGGCGCAACGTCAACGACCTGTTGGAAGGCGAACTGGTGGTGGAAGGAGTGGGCTATGAGACGGGAGAGCAGGTGGAGGTCGTCTTTCGCAATGAATATCTGCTGGTGAACAAAGGAGGAAAGCCGCTCGTATCCGTACCCGATCTGATCTGCGTGCTGGATGCCGACACCGGTCACCCCATCTCCATCGAAGAGTTGGAGAATCACATGCAGGTTTGGGTCATCGCCGTACCCAGCCCGCTATTGCTGCGGCACGCCAAAATGCTGGATGTGATCGGCCCTGCGGCGTTTGGTCTGGCAGGAGAGTTTCTGCCCATCGAGCAGTCCGGGTTCCGGGAAGGTGGGGAGGCAGATGTACCGGTTGGGGATTAA
- a CDS encoding hydantoinase/oxoprolinase N-terminal domain-containing protein, producing MYRLGINVGDTYTDGVLMTREHKIVAAVREGSAAGELRGITAAVQGLLKQSGCVPEQIATVVIGTGSGFHAFDQTAPVSVCGIRLTPEPSWLVPLADADSTVRSCIRLTTLHLTGGHEFDGAPTKGEPSRAEAKKLFEALSQHPFDAFAVTSTFSAVNDRHERMVADWLQETFGSRVSITLSHEFGGIGFMRRENAALLNAALVKGMVKRLAGVDELLREQEIRAKLYLTQNDGSLMSYRYALSYPLLTLFSGIANSFRGAAFLSGIKDCLVVDVSPTAIHVGKLEGGVPKESRRMSTFAGVPLNLPVPDLVTLPISAAEQASEAAIEAVYQAVQRFQPRYEPLPVVFVGIGSERVAALYKDPWAEVIQPAHYDQASAIGCCIAPVSGSVDRMYSLKQMSRTEAIQLATDQAIKAAIRAGADPKSVVVQSVEASPLAYVPSQTLRIKAKAVGRLP from the coding sequence ATGTACCGGTTGGGGATTAATGTCGGCGATACCTATACGGACGGCGTGCTGATGACCCGCGAACACAAAATTGTCGCCGCCGTAAGAGAAGGGTCGGCAGCGGGCGAGTTGCGGGGAATCACGGCCGCTGTCCAAGGCCTGTTGAAGCAGAGCGGATGCGTCCCCGAGCAAATCGCCACCGTCGTGATTGGTACGGGCAGCGGGTTTCACGCGTTTGACCAGACAGCCCCAGTCAGCGTCTGCGGAATTCGCCTCACGCCGGAACCCAGCTGGCTGGTGCCGCTTGCCGATGCGGACAGCACGGTTCGTTCCTGTATTCGCTTGACCACGCTTCACCTCACGGGCGGACACGAATTTGACGGCGCGCCGACGAAGGGAGAGCCTTCCCGCGCGGAAGCGAAAAAGCTGTTCGAGGCGCTTTCGCAGCACCCGTTTGACGCATTTGCGGTGACGAGTACGTTCTCCGCGGTGAACGACCGGCATGAACGGATGGTCGCTGACTGGCTGCAGGAAACATTTGGCTCCCGTGTGTCGATCACCCTGTCGCACGAATTTGGAGGAATCGGCTTTATGCGGCGGGAAAATGCGGCCCTGCTCAACGCTGCGTTAGTCAAGGGAATGGTGAAGCGGCTGGCCGGGGTGGACGAGCTGTTAAGAGAACAGGAGATTCGCGCGAAACTTTATCTGACGCAAAATGACGGCTCGCTCATGTCTTACCGGTACGCGCTAAGCTATCCGCTGCTGACGCTTTTTTCCGGCATCGCCAACAGTTTTCGCGGCGCCGCCTTTTTGAGCGGGATCAAGGATTGTCTGGTGGTGGACGTCAGCCCGACAGCCATTCACGTGGGAAAGCTGGAGGGGGGCGTTCCCAAGGAAAGCCGGCGGATGAGCACGTTTGCCGGTGTGCCGCTCAACCTCCCCGTACCCGACTTGGTTACCCTGCCGATCAGCGCCGCCGAACAAGCGAGCGAAGCGGCAATTGAGGCCGTGTATCAGGCTGTACAGCGCTTTCAGCCGCGTTACGAACCACTGCCGGTTGTGTTTGTGGGCATTGGCAGTGAACGCGTCGCTGCGCTGTACAAGGATCCCTGGGCGGAGGTGATTCAGCCGGCGCATTATGACCAGGCGAGTGCGATCGGCTGCTGTATCGCCCCTGTGAGCGGAAGCGTGGACAGGATGTATTCGCTCAAGCAGATGAGCCGCACGGAAGCGATCCAACTGGCAACCGATCAAGCGATCAAAGCGGCCATCCGCGCAGGAGCGGACCCGAAATCGGTCGTTGTGCAAAGCGTTGAGGCAAGTCCCCTCGCCTATGTTCCCAGCCAAACCCTGCGGATCAAAGCGAAGGCAGTGGGCCGGCTGCCCTAG
- a CDS encoding purine-cytosine permease family protein — protein sequence MAGNTNMADDFSLSRVPQSARLPMWEVMLVRIGALTALSQFMLGAALGYGMTFWQAFWATMLGSVLLEAVSLLIGIAGAREGMSTSLLARWTGFGRYGSSIIGAVIAISLIGWFGVQNSVFAQGLDEALGGALGFPLAASLTGLFVTVIVIFGFRWLSWTAKIAVPGFIAVIGYGIYAVLKDHPLGELMASAPPGPPLAMSVAATMVAGGFMVGAIITPDMSRYCRSGKDVFWMTLISTIVGEFGVNLIAVLMAHAIGTDDVVTIILQTAGWLGAAIVIFATVKINDLNLYSSSLGFTNVIDSLFNKKLNRGLVTLVIGIIGTLLSVLGILDMFVNFLVFLGVWIPPIGGIMIVDYFLLKRNRAILEESRSSGKLPDSSEKMNPITLLAWAAGFLAGYFLEWGIPSLNSLLISSLVYYLVMKFAVSVRQNQKGLDC from the coding sequence ATGGCTGGTAACACGAACATGGCTGACGATTTTTCCCTGAGCCGTGTGCCGCAAAGCGCCCGTCTGCCGATGTGGGAAGTGATGCTGGTGCGGATTGGGGCGTTGACGGCGCTGTCCCAGTTTATGCTGGGGGCGGCGCTTGGCTATGGCATGACGTTTTGGCAGGCGTTCTGGGCGACGATGCTGGGCAGTGTGCTCTTGGAAGCGGTCAGTTTGCTCATCGGAATCGCCGGCGCCCGGGAAGGGATGTCCACCAGCCTGCTGGCTCGCTGGACCGGTTTTGGCCGCTACGGCTCCAGCATCATCGGAGCGGTCATTGCCATTTCCTTAATCGGCTGGTTCGGCGTGCAAAACTCGGTGTTTGCCCAAGGGCTGGATGAGGCGTTGGGCGGAGCGTTGGGCTTTCCCCTTGCCGCCAGCTTGACGGGTTTGTTCGTTACGGTAATCGTTATTTTCGGCTTTCGCTGGCTCAGCTGGACGGCCAAAATTGCTGTTCCCGGATTTATCGCTGTCATCGGGTATGGAATTTACGCAGTGCTGAAGGATCATCCGCTGGGGGAATTGATGGCATCAGCGCCTCCGGGACCGCCGCTGGCGATGAGTGTCGCTGCCACCATGGTCGCAGGCGGTTTTATGGTGGGGGCGATTATCACGCCCGACATGAGCAGGTACTGCCGCAGCGGCAAAGACGTTTTCTGGATGACGCTGATCTCGACGATTGTCGGCGAGTTTGGCGTTAATCTGATCGCCGTGTTGATGGCGCATGCGATCGGCACCGACGACGTGGTGACGATCATTCTGCAGACGGCGGGCTGGTTGGGCGCGGCGATCGTTATTTTTGCCACGGTGAAAATTAACGACCTGAACCTGTACTCTTCCTCGTTGGGCTTTACCAATGTGATTGATTCGCTGTTCAACAAAAAACTGAACCGCGGGTTGGTCACCCTTGTCATCGGGATCATCGGCACCCTGCTGTCCGTGCTGGGAATCCTCGATATGTTCGTCAACTTCCTGGTGTTTTTGGGTGTCTGGATTCCCCCGATTGGCGGGATTATGATCGTCGATTACTTCTTGTTGAAGCGAAACCGCGCGATCCTGGAGGAGAGCAGAAGCAGCGGGAAATTGCCTGACAGTTCTGAAAAAATGAATCCGATCACGTTGCTCGCCTGGGCGGCCGGGTTTCTCGCCGGTTACTTTCTGGAGTGGGGGATTCCTTCGCTCAACTCGCTGCTGATTAGTTCGCTTGTCTACTACCTCGTGATGAAGTTCGCTGTTTCCGTCAGGCAGAATCAAAAAGGGCTCGACTGCTAA
- a CDS encoding DUF917 domain-containing protein produces the protein MRRLGKQEIEDIAVGAALLGTGGGGDPYIGKLMALQAVEEHGPITLLSVDEVPDDAFVVSSGMMGAPTVMVEKAPSGSEAKRALQTLEEYLGKQIYATFPIEAGGLNSMLPLALAAKLQLPVVDVDGMGRAFPELQMVTFHLDGIAASPFVIADEKGNVVLLNTIDNLWGERIARAATIQMGGSVMFAIYPMTGKNLKQSGIHHILQLEEEIGRAIRLAKANGANPIAEILRLTNGIELFCGKVVDVNRKTETGFTRGTARLAGLAEYKGEELELRFQNEHLLARTKDRLLCVTPDLIAVLDAETGLPITTEGLRYGARAFVIGIPCHPKWRTPEGIATCGPGYFGYDVTYEPVEILAAKGRSGR, from the coding sequence ATGAGACGACTGGGAAAACAAGAGATAGAAGACATCGCCGTCGGTGCCGCCTTGCTGGGAACAGGCGGCGGCGGCGACCCGTACATCGGCAAACTGATGGCGCTGCAGGCGGTTGAAGAGCACGGGCCGATCACGCTCTTGTCGGTAGACGAAGTGCCGGATGACGCTTTCGTCGTCTCGTCCGGCATGATGGGGGCGCCGACGGTCATGGTGGAGAAAGCGCCCAGCGGCAGCGAGGCGAAGCGGGCATTGCAGACGCTGGAAGAATATCTCGGCAAACAGATTTACGCTACCTTTCCGATTGAAGCGGGAGGCTTGAACTCCATGCTGCCCCTGGCGCTGGCGGCCAAACTGCAGTTACCGGTTGTCGATGTGGACGGCATGGGGCGCGCTTTTCCGGAATTGCAAATGGTTACCTTTCACCTGGACGGGATTGCCGCCTCGCCGTTTGTGATCGCTGACGAAAAAGGCAATGTCGTGCTCCTGAACACGATCGACAACCTCTGGGGAGAGCGAATTGCCCGCGCGGCGACGATCCAGATGGGGGGATCGGTGATGTTTGCGATCTACCCGATGACCGGCAAAAACTTGAAACAGAGCGGGATTCATCACATCCTGCAACTGGAGGAAGAGATCGGCCGCGCGATTCGCCTGGCCAAAGCAAACGGGGCGAACCCGATCGCCGAGATTCTGCGCTTGACCAATGGCATCGAATTGTTCTGCGGCAAGGTGGTGGATGTCAATCGCAAGACAGAAACCGGATTTACGAGAGGAACGGCCAGACTGGCTGGGTTGGCGGAGTACAAGGGAGAAGAGCTGGAACTGCGTTTTCAAAACGAGCATTTGCTGGCCCGGACGAAAGACCGCCTGCTTTGCGTGACGCCAGATTTGATCGCCGTTCTCGATGCCGAAACGGGACTGCCGATCACCACCGAAGGGCTGCGGTACGGTGCGCGCGCTTTCGTGATCGGGATTCCCTGCCACCCCAAATGGCGAACCCCTGAAGGGATTGCGACCTGCGGGCCCGGCTATTTTGGCTACGATGTCACCTACGAACCGGTAGAAATACTGGCAGCGAAAGGAAGGAGCGGACGATGA
- a CDS encoding hydantoinase/oxoprolinase family protein translates to MSYRIGIDVGGTHTDAVLLDSAYRVVAETKSPTTEDVSTGIYRCLREVITRSGVAREQIKYAMLGTTHCTNAIVERKRLNRVGVIRIGAPATLAVKPLIGVPDDLRQQLAQHVYVIRGGHEFDGRQIAELDEQRLYEIAQEVKGKVDSLAITSVFSPVSKEHELRAAGILREVLGEQLPISLSHEIGSVGLLERENATILNAAVVDVAKSTAAGFVNALKEEGVEAKVFFCQNDGTLMSVDYAVKYPILTIACGPTNSIRGASYLTGLADALVVDVGGTTTDVGVLINSFPRESSLAVEIGGARTNFRMPDLLSIGLGGGTVIRTQADGSFTIGPDSVGYRLPQRGLVFGGDTLTATDVAVALGKVRLGDPQKVSHLDRTLMERVYQGMVEMVEEAIDRMKTSGDPVPVILVGGGSILLPDRLRGASQVVRPDHFGVANAIGAAISQISGQIERVFSLDELGREKTLDLAKQIAVDEAIKAGADPATIEIVDIEDVPLAYLPGNATRIRVKAAGTLAKDA, encoded by the coding sequence ATGAGCTATCGCATCGGCATTGACGTCGGCGGCACCCATACAGACGCCGTGTTGCTGGACAGCGCGTACCGCGTGGTGGCGGAGACAAAATCGCCTACGACGGAAGACGTCAGTACAGGAATCTACCGCTGCTTGCGGGAGGTGATTACCCGCTCGGGGGTAGCGCGTGAGCAAATCAAGTACGCCATGCTGGGTACGACTCACTGCACGAACGCGATCGTGGAGCGAAAACGGCTCAATCGAGTCGGCGTGATTCGCATCGGCGCTCCCGCCACTTTGGCGGTAAAACCGTTGATCGGGGTGCCGGATGACTTGCGGCAGCAGCTAGCTCAGCACGTGTACGTGATCCGCGGCGGACATGAGTTCGATGGCAGGCAGATCGCCGAGCTGGACGAACAGAGGCTGTACGAGATCGCACAGGAAGTGAAAGGGAAGGTCGATTCGCTGGCCATCACTTCGGTTTTCTCGCCCGTCTCCAAAGAGCATGAGCTGCGCGCCGCGGGAATCCTGCGGGAAGTGCTCGGAGAGCAGCTCCCCATCTCCTTGTCCCATGAGATCGGCAGCGTGGGACTGCTGGAGCGGGAAAACGCCACGATTCTCAACGCCGCGGTGGTCGACGTGGCCAAGTCGACGGCCGCAGGATTTGTCAACGCGCTAAAAGAAGAAGGGGTGGAAGCGAAGGTTTTCTTTTGCCAAAACGACGGTACCTTGATGAGCGTCGACTACGCTGTCAAGTATCCCATCTTGACCATTGCCTGCGGGCCGACCAACAGCATTCGCGGCGCCTCCTATCTGACGGGGTTAGCCGATGCGTTGGTTGTGGACGTAGGGGGGACGACTACCGACGTCGGGGTGCTGATCAACTCGTTTCCCCGTGAATCGTCACTGGCGGTGGAGATCGGCGGCGCCCGAACCAACTTTCGCATGCCGGATTTGCTGTCGATCGGCCTCGGCGGCGGCACGGTTATCCGCACCCAGGCGGATGGAAGCTTCACGATTGGGCCCGACAGTGTGGGCTATCGGCTGCCGCAGCGCGGACTGGTGTTTGGCGGGGACACGTTGACCGCCACCGATGTCGCGGTCGCTTTGGGAAAAGTCCGGCTGGGAGATCCACAAAAGGTGAGCCATCTGGATCGGACACTGATGGAGCGCGTCTACCAGGGAATGGTTGAAATGGTGGAAGAAGCGATTGATCGGATGAAAACCAGCGGTGATCCTGTGCCGGTGATCCTGGTTGGCGGTGGCAGCATTTTGCTGCCGGATCGGCTGCGTGGCGCTTCCCAGGTGGTCCGCCCGGATCATTTTGGTGTCGCCAATGCGATCGGTGCCGCCATTTCGCAGATCAGCGGGCAGATTGAGCGCGTTTTTTCCCTCGATGAGTTGGGGCGAGAAAAGACGCTGGATCTCGCCAAGCAAATCGCTGTGGACGAAGCGATCAAAGCCGGGGCTGATCCGGCGACGATTGAAATTGTCGATATAGAAGACGTGCCATTGGCCTATCTGCCTGGCAACGCTACACGAATCCGGGTGAAGGCTGCGGGGACGTTGGCGAAAGA